Part of the Phragmites australis chromosome 23, lpPhrAust1.1, whole genome shotgun sequence genome is shown below.
AGATGATTAGTAATAGAAATCATAGTTAAATAAATGATGAatgcttaatttttttcttaattgaGTATCACTACCCGTTCATAGCTGGAATCGGCAGTAATAAGTATATAAATTGTTAGAATAAGTTCAAGAACCATCCGTGATAGCTTGTAATACTGCTGGTTCTTtatatgaaccaacagtgatacgtcaatcactatcagttctataaccgacagtgataattattGATTACCACTTCTAGTTCCAAAACTAGTAGTAATACAGTTTTTGAATCCATAGTGATGactttttttagtagtgtcATTGTTTGCCGGTGGGTCATCTTCATCAGGACGGATTTGATCAGCATGATGAGTATCAAGGATGTAATCAGGGACAGTCCAAGATCTCCCATCCCCATCCATGCCATCTCCCAGGTTGATAACCAAACTTCTTGGCACTTCTAAAGGATCATCTATGAGCACCTTAACTAGAACTCTATCCATGCTGCTGTCATTTGAGTGCCAATGAATCAGCTTACCAAAGTCACTGTAAACTTGATCAAGGTAATGAAGGTCCTTATAATCCAGGGGGTTATCATAAAAGCATGATCCAACCAAGACTAGTGAACAGGGATCTCTTAAAGTTCAAAGCCTGATCATGCTTAACAAATCTGAACATATGCTGCCCAATATCGTGAGGGTTTCTAGCTATCAAATTGTCCATCTCACAAGCATCTTGGATTTGAAAGATAGCTATGCCATGTGGATGGGGACTACAGAAGTGAACATGCTTTCGTACCTCATATGTGATGTACTCCCTGATCATGTACACATTGCACAAGTTGGGCTGGAATGAACTCTTCTTCAATGACTACAATGGCAAAGTCTTCGTGCTTCTTCATCGGTTTTCCAGCCAAGCAGACAAAGCTGCGAATACGTTGGTTGGGGCCGCCGTCTTCAACCTCCATCCCAGTTGGGATGAACCGCCCCGGGTGGATGGCAAAGTTTGCCATGGCAGAGTGGGATTCAGTGTTGAGGGGACTAGGGCATTGAATAGTGTTTTTGGGTTCGGCAAGGTGGAAGAGAACACTGCAGGGGAATGCGGAGCGATCGTGCAGTGAGTTGGGGTTTTCTTCCTCTCTCATGCACTTCCCCAAGTGATCATTAATGGGCTCTTCGCCGGTGCTCTTGACATACATTGTTTTGGGCTTAGGAGCTCAATTAACACCCTGTTTGAGCCATCTTTTTTTCTCCCCCAAGAAACAGGGCATCCGGTTGATCAGATAGGAGACATAAATTGGCTTCGGTTTGTGCCTCATGAAACCTTTACAATTTTCCTTGACCACATGTGTACTTCTTTAAATTAAAACATGTACACGTAATAAACTGCACTACtttcgcaaaaaaaagagaagaaaactgCTGAGCAATTTTTCGTCCAAGTAAACATTGTGGAAAGCTATATGTGCATTAAGTCGTACAGTTCTAGCTAGTGTGATGCTAATTAATTTACTCCCCTACTGTGCCAAACACTTCGAAGCAGTTTGGAAGAGGAGGTTTGCTCTCGAGTTTTATAAAATCAAATTTAGACTAAATACCACGATTTGCTTCAAAATCCATCTCTTCCGAGCAGGCCTTTCGTGCCCGAAGCCTTGAACAGAGGCTCTCCCACTGGTGTGAACGGAGCTGAAGTTAGTAACTAGCTTAGCTACTCGGGGAACAGCTCTTCCTTGACGGTGGGCGCAATCCACTGGATCTGGATGTGTGTGATCTCCCAGAGCTCGTCGTCCTCACGCGGCACCAGCAcctccttctccttcatctccatgaTCATCCGCGTGAGCATCCGAGGCACCAGCTCCTGCATCACCCCAGCGCCGCCACCGGCCGCCAGGTCGCACTTCATGCACGTGTCCATCCGCCGGAGCACGCCGAGCCAGAAGGTCCGGAACCCCGGCGCCTGCGCCAGCGTCGGGAGGAGCAGCACGAACACGTCGGCCAGCAGCTCGGTGGCCGCGGCGAGCGTGCCTTCCATGCTGCGTGTCTCCCGCTCCGCGCCCTCGCGCCGGGAGTACTCGAGCGTCTTCTCGTGCAGGTCGTCCACCATGGAGAAGATGACGAGGTTGAAGCACGCCAGGCACCCGGCCGGGCCGAAGTCGAGGTCGCCAGTGGCGGCGAAGGTGAATGCGCGGCCGAGCTCGGCGACGGCATGGTTGCGGATCTCCTCGCGGCGCACCAGGCTCGTCTTGCGCAGCGCCTCCGCCAGCTTGATGAACATGTTGGTCGCCAGGTTGCCCATGCGCGACACATCCTCCACCGAtgccgccgccgacgaggaggaggaggaggagctgccgcTGAAGCCGTTGTTCCCCGGGTCGGAGTAGCCGGACTTGTGCCACTGGATGAGCCAGTTGACGGACTCGGCCATGAGCTCGAGGATCTTTGTGCTGATCTCGAGCGGGCTGATCTTGAGCGCGGCGAACCCGAAGGCGGCCTCGATGACGGGGGCGTAGTTGAACCGTGTGACGTGCGCGCCGCCGTCGCTCATGAGCTTGACCATCGCCACCACGGACTGGTCGAACGTCTCGGGGTGGCGGCCGGTGACAGAGAGCAAGTGCAGCAGCGTCTTCCAACCGAGTGGCGTCTGGACGCCGCCGGCGTGCTCCGTGAGCAGCTTCACGATGTTTTCCGAGATGCCCTCGCAGCACGTGTCCAGGATCTCCTTATCCAGCTTCCACATCAGGTTGATCGACTTGAACACGAGCTCCTCGGAGACGCGGTTGTCGGCGGCACGCGGAGGGGGCGGCGCCGAGAGGAGCCGCAAGGCGATCCTGAAGAGCGCCACGATCGCCTTCTCAGCGAAGGGGCACGACGAGAAGAGCGGCAGCTGGGAGACGGCGTTGAAGCACTCGTGCAGCGGCGGCCAGAAGGATGCGAAGCGGTGGAGGTTCGCCGACCCGAGGAGCACCACGAGGTCCCAGCAGAAACCGACGGTCTCCTCTTCCTCGATGGGCGTGCTGAACTTCTggcccttgccgccgccggcgaAGATGATCGCGCGCCCGAGGTTCTGCAGCGCCTCGTCGGGCAGCTTGGCGCTTTCAGTAAAGATGTTCCCGACCTGACACTGCTGGATGATCTTAAGGTTGTTCTCGAACTCGCTGCCGACGGCGAGCAGCGACTCGCCGCCGCTGTCCAGCGACAGGAACTGCGAGAACCGCCCGATCATGCCGGACACGTGCCGGCTCGTCCCGGCGCCGCGGTGCGACGAGGGGAAGATTGCGCCGGTATCCGACGACCTGTGCCTGTGTCCTGGCCGCTCCGAGCCACTGCCGCTGCACACACCGCCGCCGTCCGGGTCTATCACCGACTGCGGCAGCAGCTTGAGGCGCTTGAGCTTGAGCAGGCAATCTACGACATTCTTCCACGCACCGCGCACCGACTCGCCGAAGCGGTTGGCGATGGTGAACAGCCCCAGTGTCGCCATCCGCGGCTTGAGCTCGTTGCTGAAGGTGAAGAGCGTCTCCTCCGTGGTGGCGTAGGGATTGAGCAGCGTGGTGAACTTGCAGAGGCAGCAAAGCAGCTCGTCCAGCACGTCCTCCAGCCCGTACCGCGCGATGCGCGCCACGGACACGAGCCCCTCCACGCACTGGTTCAGGGTCTCCTCGTCGTCGGCGCAGTCAAAGATGGCGCCCAACGTCGCCACCGCAGGCCCCGACACCGCGATGAATACCTCCCGGCTGAGCTTGTGCTTGAAGTCGCAGGGCGTGAACGGCTCCATGGCGCGCGACCGCTTCACCAGGTCAGCCCACCGGGCCGTCGTCATCTccaccgccgcggcggccgtgcTGAACACGGTGATGGCGTTCGTCGAGATGGAGTGGAAGAGCTCGGAGAGGTACTCCCGAGGCAGGTCCTTGCGGTCGTTGATGGCGCGGTTGTTCCGGATGAAATCCTCCtccgtcatcttcttcttcacctGCGGGTTGTGCAGGTCGGTGTTGAGCATGATGAGCGAGTAGCAGAGGATGAACGCCGCGTCCTTGGTCGCGAACACCCCCGTCGTCTGCTGCTCGAAGAACCGCTCCGAGAAGGCCTCCAGGATGCGCTGGATCTTCTGCGACTCGCCAGGGAGCCGGAACGTCTCGAGGTACGTGCGCAGCGCGGTGTCGAGGATGGCGCCGGTGAAGTCGAACGTCTCGGTGAACTCCTTGAGCACCTTGAGGTTGAACTCGTCGGGATCGCCGAGGAACTCGCCGATCTTGTTCTTATCCAGCCCCGGCGAGTAGCGGAGGAAGTAGGCCATGCTCCGCGGCTCCGGCGGCGTCGGCACCAGGTGGCAGAGCTTGAGGAACTCGACGCCCTTCTTCTGGTCCCGGTTATAGTGGTTCGCCGCGATCGCTACCTTCTTCTTCCGCAGCTTGCGCTTGCGCACGAAGTCCACCCACGTCTCGTGGCCGCGATCACCAACGTTGCCGCTGGCTTCCCATCGCTCCGTCCAGAACAGCCGGAACTCTGATACGTCGACGGCGTACGCGTCGTGGTCGGGGGTCTTCTCGACCTCGATGTTGTCGGCGATGGTGGTGATCATGTTGACGAGGCCCTCGAACGCCTGCAGCTGGACAGTCGTCATCGGCCCCGACGCCGGGAACGCCGCCTTGCACAGCAGCTTGCCGACCTCCTCGAACACGTTGCGCAGCACAGGCTCGCAGTCGTAGTTCACGTACATCTCGATCACGAACGTCGGCTGCCGGCAGAAGCTGATCAGGCCCTCGATCGCCACCTCCTGCAGCTGCGGCCCGCTCCCGCCGCTGCCGACACGGAGCAGCACGTACATGAAGAACGCCTCCAGCTGGAGCTTCAAGAACCTGGTGAGCAGAGCATTGCCATTGGTTAGTCCTGGTAAACAATAGCACCGGACAAGAAAGGGGCAATTTTGATGTCAACAAATTTTGACCAAGATTTTCAGCCATTTCTAGCAATTTCAATTGCTTGTTGGTTCAAATTTTTTATGTGGCTAGCTTTCCAAAATAGACTCTAGACCTCCCATAGACTTGCTAGCTGTGGCTAGCCACACTCCATGGAATGCATGAGGCTCTGCATGTATTCTCTCAGTGtagatataaatataacacCCACGTATGGATTTTAGTGGCCGAGTGGTCTGGTGTGATGGGCCTAGCTCATTCATTTTGGACGTTGGCCTCATCTCTTCTAGAGTGGTGGACACAAATATCGAACTGCCCAAATCAGCTGAAGAAGGCTATCGCCTCTATGATCATGCTTGTAACATGGGAGGTGTGGAAAGAACAAAATGCTAGAGTGTTCTAAAGATCTGAATCATCGGTGCATGTtgtatttgaaaaaataaaagacaaaGCGAGAGCGTGGATCTTAGTAGGGGCGAGAAAATTAGACTACTTGTTAGACCTGGACTGGTCGTGTTCTTTGTTGACATGGTATAATTCCCTCAACGTTCGCTGGGCTATTAAATATGTAACCAACTCTCTTTTGCTCTCCTGCTACATAAATTTTGAGGCATCTCCCTTGCCtcagttcaattttttttaaaacttttgaACGGCAAAAGGCCGAGATTACTTGACAGCTGGCTATAATGAAATTGGAGAACAGGAAACAATGCCCACCAAAGTACTTCCTTTAATTTTTTGTCAGTTACGGCTAAGTTTTGTTCGGTTACCATTTTTGTATCCATATTAGATTTGAAAATTCCACTTGTcactgaattggagaagagaATAACATTGCTCGCTCACCGGCGCAAGAAGTGGTATAGGTTTAGAGCTGTGCTGCAGATCATGGAGAGGACCAGAGGACTGGATTCGGTGGCGTAGTGGATCAGGTGGTAGAAGAGGTCGTCCTGGATAAGGTGTAGAAGCTTGGGGTGCTTGCCGATGGCCTCGCCGCCGAGCTCGACTGCTGAGTTGACGAGCACGAGGGAGAAGAGCATCACGTCCTCCTCGGAGGTGAAGGCGCCTTGGCCCTCGGGCGACATGACCATGTCGCTGGCGTTGAGCAGCAGCGAGCAGAGGAAGTTGAAGACGTTTACCATGCACCGCGCGCCGAACCCGGCGCCCGAGCCGAGGGACGTGTCGTCGTCGGCAGCGTCGTCGCGGATGTCCGGCAGCCGGGCGAAGACGGCCTGCAGGATCTCGTGCATGCAGTGGCGCGCCGTGCGCTGGAGGAGCTCGCTGCCGCGGCCGCTGGCGGCGTGCTGCACGATCTGGAAGCACGTATTGACGGCCGTGCACACGGCGCTGTCCGACAGCAGCGGTGCGGCGCGGGTCCGGAGGAGCGCGGCGAGCACCTGGAGCACGCGCAGGAGCACGGACTCCTCGGCACCTGCGTCGGCGATGCGCTCGATGCGGCAGTTGGTGAGCGCGGTCAGGATGGCGTGGACCGCGTCCCGCGCCCCCGGCGAGCACTCGTCGAACACGTCAATGCGGAGGACCTTGAGCACCGAGGAGAGCGCAACGCCGGTGGCGGCCGGCGGGACCTCCTCGCTCTTCACGACGTCGAGGAACGGCGAGAGGTACATGGACGGGTCGGAGCAGCGCCACGCCCCGAGGCGGGGCTGGAAGAGCAGCGCGCGGAGGCTTTTGAGCGACTGGATGAGCCCCGCGAAAGTggcctcctcggcggcggcgacggccggcGGGAGGTACGCGTAAGGGTCCGGTCGGCGCCGGATGACGGCGAGCAGTGCGGCCACCTCGGTGTTGAGCATGCAGGAGATCCCGAGGTCCTTGAGCCGCGGGTCGCGCCGAGGCCCGCGCTGCACGGCGTAGGCCGGCGGCGGGccatcgtcatcgtcgtcagATGCCGCCGTCCTAGCCATTGATGCTGCTgcccggtggccggagtccgggaGAAGGATGGATAAGCCGGTCAGAATGTTGATACCTGGAGCGGGCGAGTTCGGCGTCGGCTACCTTTTCACCACGTGGTGACTCCGTGCAGGATGATTTTACTGGTTCCGGAGATTGGATATGATTCTACGGTTGCATGCTGAAGTATGGTTTACCAAAAATAGCATCGGCTACTGTTTTCCAGTCGATCCAAGGGAAACCAGGAAAATTCGGCCTCATAAGCTAATGCAAGTAATGTTTAAAagattcagaaaaaagaaatacaaagaATTATACATTTACTCTAGAACAACTAATTCtaggcaaaaattcaaaaattgagAACATACGCGATtgtatttgtcaaaatagataacataccgGCTTATTTATAAATCTA
Proteins encoded:
- the LOC133905783 gene encoding ARF guanine-nucleotide exchange factor GNL2, translated to MARTAASDDDDDGPPPAYAVQRGPRRDPRLKDLGISCMLNTEVAALLAVIRRRPDPYAYLPPAVAAAEEATFAGLIQSLKSLRALLFQPRLGAWRCSDPSMYLSPFLDVVKSEEVPPAATGVALSSVLKVLRIDVFDECSPGARDAVHAILTALTNCRIERIADAGAEESVLLRVLQVLAALLRTRAAPLLSDSAVCTAVNTCFQIVQHAASGRGSELLQRTARHCMHEILQAVFARLPDIRDDAADDDTSLGSGAGFGARCMVNVFNFLCSLLLNASDMVMSPEGQGAFTSEEDVMLFSLVLVNSAVELGGEAIGKHPKLLHLIQDDLFYHLIHYATESSPLVLSMICSTALNLYHFLRRFLKLQLEAFFMYVLLRVGSGGSGPQLQEVAIEGLISFCRQPTFVIEMYVNYDCEPVLRNVFEEVGKLLCKAAFPASGPMTTVQLQAFEGLVNMITTIADNIEVEKTPDHDAYAVDVSEFRLFWTERWEASGNVGDRGHETWVDFVRKRKLRKKKVAIAANHYNRDQKKGVEFLKLCHLVPTPPEPRSMAYFLRYSPGLDKNKIGEFLGDPDEFNLKVLKEFTETFDFTGAILDTALRTYLETFRLPGESQKIQRILEAFSERFFEQQTTGVFATKDAAFILCYSLIMLNTDLHNPQVKKKMTEEDFIRNNRAINDRKDLPREYLSELFHSISTNAITVFSTAAAAVEMTTARWADLVKRSRAMEPFTPCDFKHKLSREVFIAVSGPAVATLGAIFDCADDEETLNQCVEGLVSVARIARYGLEDVLDELLCCLCKFTTLLNPYATTEETLFTFSNELKPRMATLGLFTIANRFGESVRGAWKNVVDCLLKLKRLKLLPQSVIDPDGGGVCSGSGSERPGHRHRSSDTGAIFPSSHRGAGTSRHVSGMIGRFSQFLSLDSGGESLLAVGSEFENNLKIIQQCQVGNIFTESAKLPDEALQNLGRAIIFAGGGKGQKFSTPIEEEETVGFCWDLVVLLGSANLHRFASFWPPLHECFNAVSQLPLFSSCPFAEKAIVALFRIALRLLSAPPPPRAADNRVSEELVFKSINLMWKLDKEILDTCCEGISENIVKLLTEHAGGVQTPLGWKTLLHLLSVTGRHPETFDQSVVAMVKLMSDGGAHVTRFNYAPVIEAAFGFAALKISPLEISTKILELMAESVNWLIQWHKSGYSDPGNNGFSGSSSSSSSSAAASVEDVSRMGNLATNMFIKLAEALRKTSLVRREEIRNHAVAELGRAFTFAATGDLDFGPAGCLACFNLVIFSMVDDLHEKTLEYSRREGAERETRSMEGTLAAATELLADVFVLLLPTLAQAPGFRTFWLGVLRRMDTCMKCDLAAGGGAGVMQELVPRMLTRMIMEMKEKEVLVPREDDELWEITHIQIQWIAPTVKEELFPE